From a single Fusarium fujikuroi IMI 58289 draft genome, chromosome FFUJ_chr03 genomic region:
- a CDS encoding related to cell division control protein CDC23 gives MALSVHEISQLRAALQDAVVKCSERCLYQSSKWAAELLNALPEIEEDEENINPADPGHGSPIFAANSDPEEAILEAKELSKYLLAKSLFDCREYDRCAAVFLPDSLLSSVLASRVDSTSASSTTLKGKGKASRASSVMPLPKLSQKSLFLALYAKFMSGEKRRNEDSEMVMGPQDLGTIANKQLLVIGRFLATWFEERTTEDDEVLGSQGWLEYLYGMVLAKEKNDDKALEYFIRSVHKYTMNWGCWLEMTSLISRVEDLNRISRHCPQNIVSYMFHLHTSLELYQQGPGLANSLEQLLSIFPTSSFLLTCNALLAYHAKDLMAAEQHFTRLLALHPHRLDSLDHYSNILYVLNLRPKLAFLAHLCSSVDKFRPESCVVIGNYYSLLSMHEKAVQYFRRALTLDRSCLSAWTLMGHEYVELKNTHAAIESYRRAVDVNRRDYRAWYGLGQTYEMLEMHTYSLWYYKKAAGLRPWDGKMWMAVGSCLQKMGRERDGIKALKRALLADAYYDVGSSFGSGDLLGSRSATGHMDPDILLQIAVMYDQLGEEEEARSYMELCVAQEDGGGAAEADPAESIAIHNDSPPGSDNGAEGNENPGNEGTGVTAATSKARMWLAKFSMRTGDYITASRLAGELCQDGVEVEEAKALVREVRSRMEATGMLDPLS, from the exons ATGGCACTCAGTGTCCACGAGATCTCCCAGTTACGTGCTGCCTTGCAAGACGCCGTCGTCAAGTGTTCAGAAAGATGCTTGTATCAGTCATCCAAATG GGCTGCTGAACTGCTCAATGCGCTCCCCGagatcgaagaagacgaagaaaacaTCAACCCTGCAGATCCCGGACACGGCTCTCCGATATTCGCTGCGAACAGCgatccagaagaagcaattctAGAAGCCAAAGAACTTAGCAAATATCTCTTAGCCAAATCTCTCTTCGACTGTCGAGAATATGACCGTTGCGCTGCTGTGTTTCTGCCCGACTCCCTCCTTTCAAGTGTTCTTGCCTCGCGTGTAGACAGCACTTCAGCATCTTCCACCACTCTAAAGGGGAAGGGGAAGGCGTCCAGAGCTTCATCTGTGATGCCACTGCCAAAGCTCAGTCAGAAAAGCCTGTTCTTAGCACTATATGCCAAGTTCATGTCCGGGGAGAAGCGCAGGAATGAAGACTCCGAGATGGTTATGGGCCCTCAAGATCTTGGTACAATTGCCAATAAGCAATTGCTTGTAATAGGTCGATTCTTGGCAACTTGGTTCGAGGAGAGGACAacggaagacgatgaagtaTTGGGAAGCCAGGGATGGCTCGAATATTT ATATGGCATGGTGCTagccaaagagaagaacgaTGACAAGGCACTGGAATATTTTATCCGAAGCGTGCACAAGTACACCATGAATTGGGGCTGTTGGTTGGAAATGACGTCGTTAATATctcgagttgaagat TTGAATCGGATATCCAGACATTGTCCTCAGAATATTGTCTCTTACATGTTCCACTTGCACACCTCTCTAGAACTCTACCAACAagggcctggcctggccaaTTCTCTTGAGCAACTTCTCTCGATATTCCCGACATCATCTTTCCTTCTCACATGCAATGCACTCCTGGCATATCACGCCAAGGACTTGATGGCTGCTGAACAGCACTTTACTCGACTGCTGGCACTCCATCCACATCGGCTAGATTCTCTCGATCATTATTCTAACATTCTCTACGTTCTCAATCTTCGCCCAAAATTGGCGTTCCTGGCACACCTATGTTCCAGCGTGGACAAATTCAGGCCCGAGTCTTGCGTGGTGATTGGAAATTATTACTCTTTACTGTCGATGCATGAGAAGGCTGTCCAATATTTCCGTCGTGCGTTAACGCTAGACCGGTCATGCTTGTCGGCATGGACGCTAATGGGTCACGAATATGTTGAACTTAAAAACACCCATGCGGCAATCGAGTCGTACCGCCGTGCAGTTGACGTGAACCGCCGGGACTATCGGGCCTGGTATGGCCTTGGTCAAACATAcgagatgttggagatgcATACATACTCATTATGGTACtacaagaaggctgctggtCTACGACCATGGGATGGAAAGATGTGGATGGCTGTAGGCTCATGTCTACAGAAAATGGGCCGAGAACGGGATGGTATCAAAGCCTTGAAGCGAGCTTTACTAGCTGATGCTTACTATGACGTGGGGAGCAGTTTTGGTAGCGGTGATCTCCTTGGCAGCCGGAGCGCCACGGGCCATATGGACCCCGACATCCTTCTGCAGATTGCGGTTATGTACGACCAGCttggtgaagaggaagaagccagGTCATACATGGAATTATGCGTGGCCCaggaagatggtggtggAGCTGCAGAAGCTGATCCGGCTGAGTCCATTGCTATTCACAACGACTCTCCACCCGGCTCAGATAATGGTGCCGAGGGCAACGAGAACCCAGGAAACGAGGGAACCGGAGTCACGGCGGCGACAAGCAAAGCGCGCATGTGGCTGGCAAAGTTCTCAATGCGCACTGGAGATTACATAACGGCCTCTCGACTTGCGGGAGAGTTGTGTCAGGACGGTGTTGAAGTGGAGGAAGCAAAAGCACTTGTGAGAGAAGTTCGGTCTCGGATGGAAGCGACGGGAATGCTCGACCCGCTGAGTTAG
- a CDS encoding related to UTP13-U3 snoRNP protein: MANKQPLKTTFDVNHVIRPIFTGGSVAIDNSARILATVLGEDAVLTDPTNGKHLAQIEGDGELISTLTLTPSGSHLIICSRSLSMRIYTLRVSQEDGTIDATLTRTVKAHTTPVVVLAVDRTSTLLATGGTDGAVKVWDIIGGFVTHTFRGSSVLVSALLFFEAAARPSDSHSGKGMKSKYQEEPDEEEVDSSTINFRLSCGQQDGKVRVWDLHKRSCVANLESHVSDVQGLDYSPEQNALVTAGRDKTITWWDARSWKIRKVVPCLELVETAGFIENGSLTYSAGANGSLRIWDTDMGKEITPQQSAKSEEEGIVSGTYRPGLPFILLVQVDHTLALYKPPRKAETTSLPAPEPFRRISGTHDDIIDLGYLLPDRSMVALATNSEDIRIVSVIEAQKGDADWDSNSSPYFGQDVALLKGHDEIVISLDIDWSGHWIATGAKDNTARLWRVDPTNNSYICWAVFSGHAESLGAVALPKGVPPESSPARLDPLNHPPSFLITGSQDQTVKKWDVPRTPQQKGQKGGSRAIFTRKAHEKDINSINVHHSGQLFASASQDKTVKIWSVKEGEVQGILRGHRRGVWTVQFSPANMPAIQGEDGPVTGKGAILTGSGDKTIKLWNLASYTCIRTFEGHSNSVLKVAWLNMPASQEQSKKRVQFTSAGGDGLVKVWDANSGEADCTLDNHEDRVWAVAVHPEDNTIVSGSGDSTVTFWKDTSSETQAAASQAALKLIEQEQELENHIHAGSFREAIILALQLNHPGRLLNLFTSVITTNNPDKGSLSGLSAVDEVLGSLSDEQIFMLLLRLRDWNTNARTAPVAQRILWTLIRSYPASKFSNLSVKGAKGQKSLKDVLHAIRVYTERHYKRTEELVDESYLVEYTLQEMDDLAPLLEDGNGLIKDAANDVVMAG, from the exons ATGGCAAATAAGCAGCCGTTGAAGACCACGTTTGACGTAAACCATGTCATACGCCCCATATTCACAGGGGGGTCAGTGGCTATTGACAACAGCGCACGTATTCTAGCCACTGTTCTCGGCGAGGATGCAGTTCTCACAGATCCTACAAACGGGAAGCATTTGGCTCAAATCGAGGGT GATGGAGAGCTCATTTCAACATTAACTT TAACGCCCTCTGGATCTCACCTTATCATATGCTCCCGCTCTTTGTCAATGAGAATATACACCTTGAGAGTGTCCCAAGAAGACGGAACTATTGACGCTACACTAACAAGGACAGTGAAGGCGCATACTACCCCAGTCGTCGTTCTGGCAGTAGATCGGACCAGCACGCTGTTGGCCACTGGAGGAACCGATGGAGCTGTCAAAGTTTGGGATATCATCGGTGGCTTTGTTACACACACTTTCCGTGGGTCCTCTGTTTTGGTATCAGCGCTTTTGTTCTTCGAAGCTGCCGCTCGGCCGAGCGACAGTCATTCAGGGAAGGGCATGAAAAGCAAGTACCAAGAAGAGcccgatgaagaagaggtggaCTCAAGCACTATCAATTTCCGGCTGTCATGCGGCCAACAAGATGGAAAGGTCCGTGTATGGGACCTGCACAAGCGTAGTTGTGTAGCCAATCTGGAATCGCACGTCTCGGACGTCCAAGGTCTTGACTACTCCCCAGAACAAAACGCTCTTGTTACCGCAGGCAGAGACAAGACCATAACTTGGTGGGACGCCAGATCCTGGAAGATTCGCAAAGTTGTTCCTTGCCTCGAACTGGTCGAAACGGCTGGCTTTATCGAAAATGGAAGCTTGACTTACTCCGCTGGTGCCAATGGTTCTCTCCGCATCTGGGATACGGATATGGGCAAGGAAATCACTCCCCAGCAATCTGCGAAAAGTGAAGAGGAAGGCATTGTGTCCGGTACTTACCGCCCTGGTCTCCCGtttattcttcttgtccAGGTCGACCATACTCTTGCACTATATAAACCTCCACGAAAGGCAGAGACCACCTCCCTCCCTGCTCCAGAACCCTTCCGAAGGATATCAGGCACACATGACGACATAATCGATCTCGGATATTTGCTTCCGGACCGCTCGATGGTTGCTTTGGCCACAAACTCGGAGGACATCAGGATCGTCTCAGTCATCGAGGCTCAAAAAGGGGACGCCGACTGGGATTCGAATTCAAGCCCCTACTTTGGTCAAGATGTTGCTCTGCTGAAGGGTCACGATGAAATTGTCATCTCACTGGATATCGACTGGTCAGGCCACTGGATTGCTACTGGAGCGAAAGACAACACCGCCCGTCTCTGGCGTGTCGATCCAACAAACAACTCCTATATCTGCTGGGCTGTTTTCTCCGGTCATGCTGAATCATTGGGTGCTGTTGCGTTGCCCAAGGGAGTACCTCCAGAATCCTCGCCAGCTCGGTTAGACCCCCTTAACCATCCTCCTTCATTCCTCATCACAGGGTCTCAAGACCAGACCGTCAAGAAATGGGATGTTCCTCGCACGCCTCAGCAGAAAGGTCAAAAGGGTGGTTCTCGGGCCATTTTCACTCGCAAGGCTCACGAAAAAGACATCAACTCCATTAATGTTCACCACTCGGGTCAACTTTTTGCCTCTGCATCTCAAGACAAAACTGTCAAAATTTGGTCAGTGAAGGAGGGTGAAGTTCAGGGCATCTTGCGTGGTCACAGGCGTGGTGTCTGGACAGTTCAGTTCTCTCCTGCCAATATGCCGGCGATTCAAGGCGAGGATGGGCCTGTTACTGGAAAGGGCGCTATCCTCACTGGCAGCGGTGACAAGACCATCAAGCTATGGAATCTTGCCAGCTATACTTGTATAAGGACTTTCGAGGGCCATTCTAACAGTGTCTTGAAAGTTGCATGGTTGAACATGCCCGCTAGTCAAGAACAGTCCAAGAAGCGAGTCCAGTTCACAAGCGCCGGCGGTGATGGCCTTGTAAAAGTTTGGGATGCCAATTCAGGCGAAGCTGACTGCACACTTGATAATCATGAGGATCGTGTTTGGGCTGTGGCTGTTCACCCCGAGGATAACACTATTGTGTCCGGAAGTGGTGACTCAACTGTCACTTTCTGGAAGGACACATCGTCAGAGACTCAAGCTGCAGCATCCCAGGCTGCTCTCAAACTGATTGAGCAGGAACAGGAGCTTGAGAACCACATACACGCTGGCTCTTTCCGCGAGGCCATCATTCTTGCATTGCAACTTAACCACCCTGGGAGGCTTCTCAACTTATTCACATCAGTTATTACAACTAACAACCCCGATAAGGGCAGCTTGAGTGGCCTGAGTGCTGTGGACGAGGTGCTGGGTAGCCTATCCGATGAACAGATCTTCATGCTGCTTCTGAGGCTGCGAGATTGGAATACCAACGCGCGCACAGCTCCTGTGGCACAGAGAATCTTGTGGACTCTGATTCGCAGCTATCCTGCCTCCAAGTTCTCGAATTTGTCTGTTAAGGGGGCTAAGGGACAGAAGAGCCTGAAGGACGTGTTGCACGCCATTCGTGTTTACACTGAGAGGCACTACAAGCGTACCGAGGAATTGGTTGATGAGAGTTATCTGGTAGAATATACCCTGCAGGAGATGGACGACCTTGCGCCATTGCTTGAAGATGGGAATGGCCTAATTAAGGATGCGGCCAACGATGTTGTCATGGCAGGATAG
- a CDS encoding related to CDC33-translation initiation factor eIF4E, whose protein sequence is MDTSNLWSRRTNTGKLSLSTPGQGSSGDSFNRNASFPKRQGGDTPSSTKPNPFNTTPGGLVSPTSGASSAFGLGSGAFASFGSAKTPKTSANPFDTAMASAVVKSGTKDPSKSAGKGSGMTAISENNQSGASTANPSHALVDSWTFWYRPPISKAHGFIEYEKTLHEIATVRTGEEFWEIYRHLKRPSTLPVVSDFHLFKKGIRPIWEDDVNKKGGKWVVRMKKGVADRYWEDLILSLIGDQFADASDDVCGAVLSVRNGEDILSIWTRTDGGRVIKIRETMKHVLNFPASTRIEFKSHDSSIQQRTAIEEQRREKAGQHHHHDKRHTGGPSKQAAEQSLS, encoded by the exons ATGGATACTAGCAACCTCTGGTCCCGCCGCACAAA CACCGGCAAGCTCTCCCTCTCAACACCCGGACAAGGGTCCAGTGGTGACTCCTTCAATCGCAATGCCTCATTCCCCAAGCGCCAAGGTGGCGATACTCCTTCGTCGACTAAACCGAACCCTTTTAATACCACACCTGGAGGTCTAGTGTCACCCACGAGCGGTGCCTCCAGTGCCTTTGGCCTAGGATCTGGAGCGTTTGCTTCGTTTGGGTCGGCTAAAACCCCGAAGACTTCAGCCAATCCTTTCGATACTGCCATGGCATCAGCGGTAGTCAAGTCCGGCACGAAGGACCCATCTAAGAGTGCGGGTAAAGGATCCGGCATGACCGCGATATCTGAGAACAACCAGTCTGGGGCATCCACGGCAAATCCTTCGCATGCGTTAGTTGATTCATGGACATTTTGGTATCGACCACCGATCTCGAAGGCACACGGCTTCATCGAATATGAAAAGACGCTACACGAGATCGCAACTGTACGGACCGGGGAAGAGTTCTGGGAGATCTATCGTCACCTGAAACGTCCCTCCACACTCCCTGTTGTCTCTGATTTTCACCTTTTCAAGAAAGGCATTCGCCCAATATGGGAGGATGAtgtcaacaagaagggagGAAAGTGGGTGGTTCGGATGAAGAAGGGTGTAGCAGACAGGTACTGGGAAGATCTCATTCTCAGCCTCATTGGTGATCAGTTTGCCGATGCTAGCGATGATGTTTGTGGTGCTGTGTTGAGTGTTCGCAATGGTGAGGACATTCTCAGCATCTGGACTCGCACTGATGGTGGTCGAGTCATTAAGATTCG TGAGACGATGAAGCATGTCCTTAACTTTCCAGCAAGCACTCGCATCGAATTCAAGAGCCACGATTCTAGCATTCAACAACGAACAGCCATTGAGGAGCAGCGCCGCGAAAAGGCTGgccaacatcaccaccacGACAAGCGCCACACGGGCGGACCCTCGAAGCAGGCCGCTGAACAGTCCCTATCTTAG
- a CDS encoding probable farnesyl-pyrophosphate synthetase: protein MAQQTTLQEFNSVYPKLEEALLDHARSYKLPQEQLDWYKRSLEVNPLGGKCNRGMSVPDSVSLLLEKPLTEEQYFQAATLGWMTELLQAFFLVSDDIMDSSITRRGQPCWYRQEGVGMIAINDAFMLESAIYTLLKKYFRSHPAYVDLIELFHETTFQTELGQLCDLLTAPEDNVNLDNFSLEKYSFIVIYKTAYYSFYLPVALALHQLNLATPSNLKQAEDILIPLGEYFQIQDDYLDNFGKPEHIGKIGTDIKDNKCSWLVNQALAVATPEQRKILEENYGRKDDEKEKVVKKLYDDLNLEQRYLDYEEKVVGQIRERIANIDENDGLKKTVFEAFLAKIYKRSK, encoded by the exons ATGGCTCAACAAACCACCCTTCAGGAGTTCAACTCCGTCTAccccaagcttgaggaggctCTTCTCGACCATGCCCGCTCCTACAAGCTCCCTCAAGAGCAGCTCGACTGGTACAAAAGA TCTCTCGAAGTCAACCCTCTCGGTGGAAAATGCAACCGCGGCATGTCCGTCCCCGACTCggtctccctcctcctcgagaagCCTCTTACCGAAGAGCAGTATTTCCAAGCTGCTACGCTTGGCTGGATGACGGAGCTTCTCCAGGCCTTCTTTCTCGTTTCCGACGACATCATGGATTCGAGCATTACCCGCCGTGGCCAGCCCTGTTGGTACCGCCAAGAGGGTGTTGGCATGATAGCTATCAACGACGCTTTCATGCTTGAATCGGCCATTTacactcttctcaagaagtaCTTCCGCTCTCACCCGGCCTACGTCGATCTTATCGAGCTTTTCCACGAGACCACCTTTCAGACAGAGCTCGGCCAGCTGTGCGACCTACTCACCGCTCCTGAAGACAATGTCAACCTCGACAACTTCTCTCTTGAGAAGTATAGTTTCATTGTCATTTATAAGACCGCCTATTACTCATTCTACCTCCCCGTCGCCCTCGCCCTTCACCAGCTCAACCTTGCCACTCCCAGCAACCTCAAGCAAGCTGAGGATATCCTCATTCCTCTCGGGGAGTACTTTCAAATCCAAGATGACTACCTTGACAACTTCGGCAAGCCTGAGCATATAGGCAAGATCGGCACCGACATCAAGGATAACAAGTGCTCTTGGCTCGTCAACCAGGCCCTGGCCGTAGCAACCCCTGAGCAGCGAAAGATTCTTGAGGAAAACTATGGCCGCAAggacgatgagaaggagaaggtcgtcaagaagctttACGATGACCTCAATCTTGAGCAGCGTTATCTGGACTATGAAGAGAAAGTTGTCGGCCAAATCCGTGAGCGCATTGCTAACATCGATGAGAACGATGGTCTCAAGAAAACTGTTTTCGAGGCCTTCCTTGCCAAGATCTACAAGCGCAGCAAGTAA
- a CDS encoding related to methionine adenosyltransferase regulatory beta subunit — MSERTVLITGATGLLGREVATTFGLKNWNVKGTGYSRADGINNFKVNLSNETEVGEFLDETKFADPSLYGCYASRLTLLPTFRPQVIVHCAAQRFPDKVDKNPEGARELNVAASKALAKLAADRDIFVIYISTDYVFPGTPGDAPYEADAKPQPTNLYGQTKLDGERAVLDTLKLVGKEGLGVVLRVPVLYGNAETPAESAVNVLMDALWKAQTQGAEISMDHWAIRYPTNTEDIGRVCHDISVKYLDTPTEGRSCLPQILQFSSEDRMTKYEIVTLFAEIMGLSTEGIKPNTEGNDPNASVQRPYDCHLSTKALKDLGIDVSTCDFKGWWRREVRAFRK, encoded by the exons ATGTCTGAGCGCACTGTCCTTATCACCGGCGCTACCGGCCTCCTGGGTCGTGAGGTCGCTACAACGTTCGGCCTCAAGAACTGGAATGTCAAAGGCACGGGCTATTCTCGTGCAGATGGAATCAATAATTTCAAGGTCAATTTAAGCAATGAGACGGAAGTGGGAGAGTTTCTGGATGAGACCAAGTTTGCAGACCCTTCCCTCTATGGATGCTATGCCAGTAGACTGACATTGCTACCTACCTTCAGACCACAGGTTATTGTCCATT GTGCTGCTCAACGGTTCCCAGACAAGGTCGATAAAAACCCCGAAGGTGCCCGTGAACTCAACGTCGCTGCGAGCAAGGCACTCGCTAAGCTGGCCGCGGATAGAGACATCTTTGTCATATATATATCAACCGACTACGTGTTCCCTGGCACGCCGGGGGATGCTCCATATGAAGCCGACGCCAAGCCTCAACCGACCAATCTTTATGGCCAAACGAAGCTGGATGGTGAGCGAGCCGTCTTAGACACGCTGAAGCTGGTTGGAAAGGAGGGCCTAGGTGTCGTTCTTCGAGTTCCTGTCCTTTATGGGAACGCTGAAACGCCAGCCGAGAGTGCGGTCAATGTTCTTATGGATGCACTATGGAAGGCACAGACACAGGGAGCTGAAATCAGCATGGACCACTGGGCAATTCGCTATCCTACGAACACAGAAGACATCGGTAGGGTCTGCCACG ATATTTCCGTCAAGTACCTCGACACTCCAACTGAGGGgcgatcttgtcttcctcaaaTTCTCCAGTTTTCCTCTGAGGATCGAATGACGAAGTATGAGATAGTGACACTATTTGCTGAGATAATGGGCCTGTCAACGGAAGGGATTAAGCCCAACACGGAAGGGAATGACCCAAATGCCAGTGTGCAGCGACCTTACGACTGCCACTTGAGTACAAAGGCACTGAAAGATCTGGGAATTGATGTTTCAACCTGCGACTTCAAAGGCTGGTGGAGACGTGAGGTTCGCGCATTTCGCAAGTAA
- a CDS encoding related to SAD1-SnRNP assembly defective, giving the protein MAKRHASEALDDLVGVASPASKRSRLDDIDSPEPNGASNELIDESNTRGNAQEDDANEDDDQDPTAAAPIRQSAPTDGYDDLYLDTIDRNVLDFDFEKLCSVSLSNINVYACLVCGKYFQGRGPKSHAYFHSLDEDHHVYINLETQRVYVLPEGYEVKSRALDDIKYVSDPRYSKKEVIEMDRTPRTSYTLDRKVYIPGFVGMNNIKENDYLNVIVQALAHVAPLRNYLLLEDFSNKTELVKRCSILVRKIWNPRAFKAHVSPHELLQEISLRSNKRFTLTTQSDPVEFLSWFLNNLHLGLGGSKTKPGSSMIQRTFQGKMKVESQAITARADATDRLRFEDADVKVDIVRFLLLTLDLPSAPLFQDELEKNIIPQVPLTTILTKYDGQRAQEHHTQRKRYRLMHPLPPFLAFHVKRFSQNKFVSERNPTIVTFDARNLDMSPYVEPNPKEWPPSEPIWYDLVANVIHEAVRVREDVVDSGEERKTWKVQLKNKATGEWVVCQDLYVDKVQSELLYLGEAYLQIWERRRDSKGKGKAP; this is encoded by the coding sequence ATGGCAAAGCGCCATGCCTCCGAGGCCCTCGACGATCTTGTTGGTGTAGCCTCGCCAGCTTCCAAGAGATCTCGATTGGACGACATTGATTCACCTGAACCGAACGGTGCTTCGAACGAACTTATCGATGAGTCTAATACCAGAGGGAATGCGCAAGAAGACGACGCaaacgaagacgacgaccaAGACCCCACTGCCGCAGCACCTATAAGACAGTCAGCGCCTACTGACGGGTATGATGACCTTTACCTCGATACTATCGATCGCAACGTGCTCGACTTCGACTTCGAGAAGTTGTGCTCCGTTTCCCTTTCAAACATAAACGTTTACGCATGCCTTGTGTGTGGAAAGTATTTCCAAGGTCGTGGTCCGAAATCCCACGCTTACTTCCACTCGCTTGACGAGGATCACCACGTCTATATAAATCTAGAAACGCAGCGTGTCTATGTCCTTCCTGAAGGATACGAGGTCAAGAGTCGCGCGCTCGACGACATCAAGTACGTGTCGGATCCGCGATATAGTAAGAAGGAGGTTATCGAGATGGACCGCACACCACGTACCAGCTACACCCTTGATAGAAAAGTGTACATCCCTGGGTTTGTGGGAAtgaacaacatcaaggagaaTGACTATCTCAACGTCATAGTCCAGGCTCTTGCGCATGTCGCGCCATTGCGCAACTACCTGCTTCTCGAGGACTTTTCGAACAAGACGGAGCTTGTCAAGCGATGCAGCATTCTAGTCCGCAAGATCTGGAATCCGAGGGCGTTCAAGGCTCACGTCTCTCCTCATGAACTTCTCCAGGAGATATCATTGCGCTCAAACAAGCGCTTTACCCTCACAACTCAGTCGGATCCTGTCGAATTTCTATCCTGGTTCTTGAACAACCTCCACCTTGGGCTTGGTGGCAGCAAGACAAAACCTGGCAGTTCCATGATCCAGCGTACGTTTCAGGGTAAGATGAAGGTTGAGTCTCAGGCCATCACAGCTCGTGCCGACGCTACTGATCGACTGCGCTTCGAAGATGCGGATGTCAAAGTGGACATTGTGCGCTTCCTCCTTCTGACGCTGGACCTCCCATCAGCACCACTCTTTCAGGACGAGCTCGAAAAGAACATCATCCCTCAAGTTCCCCTGACAACCATTCTCACAAAATATGATGGTCAGAGGGCTCAAGAACACCATACTCAACGCAAACGTTACCGACTCATGCACCCTCTTCCCCCCTTTCTTGCCTTTCACGTCAAGCGCTTCTCCCAGAACAAGTTTGTTTCTGAGCGCAACCCAACCATCGTCACTTTTGACGCCCGTAATCTCGACATGTCACCATACGTTGAGCCAAACCCCAAGGAGTGGCCCCCAAGTGAGCCCATCTGGTATGATCTGGTGGCCAATGTCATTCACGAAGCTGTTCGAGTACGAGAGGACGTTGTTGACAGCGGTGAGGAACGTAAGACTTGGAAGGTTCAGCTGAAAAATAAGGCAACGGGTGAATGGGTGGTCTGTCAAGACTTATACGTTGATAAAGTACAGAGCGAGCTGTTATATCTTGGTGAAGCATATCTCCAGATCTGGGAACGGAGGAGAGATTCCAAGGGCAAAGGCAAGGCCCCATGA